One genomic window of Trichomycterus rosablanca isolate fTriRos1 chromosome 1, fTriRos1.hap1, whole genome shotgun sequence includes the following:
- the brd1b gene encoding bromodomain-containing protein 1b produces MKKKGRNQRVSTTQRPPSPIKPSRNRETLTYAEAQRIVELEVDGRIHRISIYDKLDVIDSDDPLAQEISECESNKENTEKPQQVLVRSVRLKINQQKKSASQTPEKGSPAQSKLLEPKVKMVDYSLPAVPRRPPTYYTYLEKMPEELDEEVEYDMDEEDYAWLELINEKRKSDGNSQVSQNVFEFLMDRFEKESFFENQIEGTPQSLIDEDAVCCICMDGECQNSNAILFCDMCNIAVHQECYGVPHIPEGQWLCRHCLQSPSQSADCIFCPNKGGALKRTDDDRWGHVVCAIWVPEVGFNNTVFIEPIDGVSNIPPARWKLTCYLCKEKGVGACIQCSKANCYTAFHVSCAQKAALYMKMEPVKEATATGATTFSVKKTAYCCSHTPNGCVRRPLTVYDEDHSKNGLFQKDMQKNGGVRMKGCQRKKNKKVDEQLVPMVPTVSSPSITQTSFETILNQVSVQKKKQVVESVLSYWMLKRQSRNGVPLIRRLQTSIQTERVPQLERNEEECQELKEQLKDLHRLRHDLERARLLLELIRKREKLKREQIKLQQSVLEMQLAPFTIMLQAILDQLQDKDQARIFTQPVSIKEVPDYLDHIKQPMDFSTMRKRIDAHEYTSFDEFEEDFNLIIKNCMTYNVKDTYFHRAAVRLQDHGGAIIRKARRDLDRIGFDFTSGMHLPEPPNIEPSSLLTWEEVDRLLNPANQVNMSLEEQLNALLEMLDLTTAMKSSPSRSKRLKLLKKAISDVRLEMSQTTLCPVPEQTQAQENLPLLVQDCLEDEVDQMLPPKLEPSISIPPVTNSENTSEPPALKPVDLDPEKSPRKMLSTSLLNRLSPEPQTAQNSIVVATSVLTEPAGTNNRRTTMLFRRSKSVSPQKPLKAGEASLNCPQLGTKTFLSVVIPRLETLLQHRKRAHSGESENEDEEECPLKRFGTEFSNSCFILEQQKQLSGRGPRRRCASESSISSSGSSSVLGTSVISDPKSGKGKQAMTRRNTTDDRNELIACLETGNISKASKLAADHRPAEALNGLPSQRRAHHHSSTGRVQGRRADAVQVRGETLPRPLLRQQAQLAMAS; encoded by the exons atgaaaaagaaaggaCGGAATCAACGTGTTTCCACCACACAAAGGCCTCCATCGCCCATCAAGCCCTCAAGAAACCGTGAGACTCTGACCTATGCTGAGGCCCAACGCATAGTAGAATTGGAAGTGGATGGACGTATTCACCGAATCAGCATCTATGACAAGCTTGATGTAATTGACAGTGACGATCCTTTAGCTCAGGAGATCAGCGAATGTGAAAGCAACAAGGAGAACACAGAGAAACCCCAACAGGTTTTGGTGCGTTCAGTGCGGCTCAAAATTAATCAGCAGAAGAAGAGTGCTTCACAGACACCAGAAAAAGGTTCTCCAGCTCAAAGCAAATTACTAGAGCCAAAAGTCAAAATGGTTGATTATAGTCTTCCTGCTGTGCCACGAAGACCTCCCACTTATTACACTTACCTAGAAAAGATGCCAGAAGAGCTTGATGAAGAGGTGGAATATGATATGGATGAGGAAGATTATGCATGGCTGGAGCTTATCAATGAAAAGAGAAAGAGTGATGGTAACAGCCAGGTGTCCCAAAatgtttttgagtttttaatggACCGCTTTGAGAAAGAGTCCTTTTTTGAGAACCAGATTGAGGGGACGCCACAGTCCCTTATTGACGAGGATGCAGTGTGCTGCATCTGCATGGATGGCGAGTGCCAGAACAGTAATGCTATTCTGTTTTGTGACATGTGCAACATAGCAGTGCATCAGGAGTGTTATGGGGTACCCCACATACCAGAGGGCCAGTGGCTGTGCCGTCATTGTTTACAATCACCATCGCAGTCTGCAGATTGTATTTTTTGCCCTAATAAAGGCGGAGCACTCAAGAGGACAGATGATGATCGCTGGGGCCATGTAGTATGTGCCATTTGGGTTCCTGAGGTTGGCTTTAACAACACAGTTTTTATTGAGCCCATCGATGGCGTTTCTAACATTCCACCTGCTCGTTGGAAACTTACATGCTACCTTTGTAAAGAGAAAGGAGTTGGAGCCtgcattcagtgcagcaaagCCAATTGTTACACTGCCTTCCATGTAAGCTGTGCTCAAAAAGCCGCTCTGTACATGAAGATGGAGCCAGTCAAAGAGGCAACAGCCACAGGAGCCACTACATTTTCTGTGAAGAAGACGGCCTATTGCTGTTCACATACTCCCAATGGTTGTGTCAGGAGGCCTCTTACAGTTTATGACGAAGATCATTCCAAAAATGGTCTTTTTCAAAAGGACATGCAGAAAAATGGGGGTGTAAGAATGAAGGGATGTCAGaggaaaaagaacaaaaaagtaGATGAACAATTGGTTCCAATGGTTCCAACTGTGTCTTCACCTAGTATAACACAAACAAG CTTTGAGACTATTCTCAACCAGGTCTCGGTGCAGAAGAAAAAGCAGGTTGTTGAGAGTGTTCTCAGCTACTGGATGCTCAAGAGGCAGTCAAGAAATGGTGTACCTCTTATAAGACGTCTACAGACTTCCATTCAGACTGAGAGAGTACCACAGCTG GAGCGAAATGAGGAGGAGTGCCAGGAGCTGAAGGAGCAGCTGAAGGACTTGCACCGTTTACGTCATGACTTGGAGCGGGCACGCTTGCTTTTGGAGCTTATTCGCAAAAGAGAAAAGCTTAAAAGAGAGCAG ATTAAGCTTCAGCAGTCAGTGCTGGAGATGCAGCTCGCTCCATTTACCATCATGCTGCAAGCTATTCTAGACCAGCTTCAGGATAAAGACCAAGCCAGGATATTCACTCAGCCTGTCAGCATTAAGGAG GTTCCAGATTATCTGGATCACATTAAGCAACCAATGGACTTCTCTACAATGAGAAAACGCATTGATGCACATGAATACACGAGCTTTGATGAGTTTGAGGAGGACTTTAACCTTATTATCAAAAACTGCATGACGTACAATGTCAAGGATACCTACTTCCATCGCGCTGCTGTGCGGCTACAAGACCACGGAGGAGCTATCATCAGGAAGGCACGGCGCGATTTGGATCGGATAGGCTTTGATTTCACTAGTGGGATGCATCTCCCTGAGCCACCTAATATAGAGCCTTCTTCATTGCTGACATGGGAAGAAG TGGACCGACTGCTAAATCCTGCTAATCAGGTGAACATGTCTTTAGAGGAGCAGCTCAATGCACTACTGGAAATGCTTGATTTGACTACTGCTATGAAGTCAAGCCCATCACGGAGCAAGCGCCTTAAGTTGCTAAAGAAGGCCATCAGTGACGTGCGACTTGAAATGAGCCAGACAACCTTGTGTCCGGTTCCAGAACAGACCCAAGCCCAGGAAAATTTACCACTCCTTGTTCAAGACTGTCTGGAGGACGAAG TTGACCAGATGTTACCTCCTAAACTGGAGCCTTCAATTTCCATTCCGCCTGTCACAAATTCGGAAAACACCTCTGAGCCCCCTGCACTAAAACCTGTGGACCTTGACCCTGAGAAATCCCCAAGAAAGATGCTCTCTACCTCACTTTTAAACAGACTTTCTCCTGAACCGCAGACAGCTCAAAACAGCATTGTGGTAGCTACATCGGTGTTAACAGAACCAGCAGGCACAAATAACAGAAGGACTACCATGCTCTTCAGGAGGTCTAAGAGCGTGAGCCCGCAAAAGCCACTAAAGGCTGGAGAAGCTTCGCTTAATTGCCCTCAGCTTGGCACCAAGACAttcctgtcagtggtcattcCACGCCTGGAGACGCTGCTCCAGCACAGAAAGAGAGCTCACAGTGGAGAGAGTGAAAATGAAGATGAGGAGGAATGTCCTCTCAAGCGTTTTGGCACTG AATTCTCTAATAGCTGCTTTATACTGGAACAGCAGAAACAGCTAAGCGGCAGAGGACCTCGCCGTCGATGTGCTTCTGAATCCAGTATCTCCTCAAGTGGAAGCTCAAGTGTTCTGGGGACAAG TGTCATCAGTGATCCGAAGAGTGGGAAAGGAAAGCAGGCAATGACACGGCGAAACACGACAGACGACAGAAATGAACTGATTGCGTGCTTGGAAACAGGGAACATTTCCAAAGCAAGCAAGTTGGCTGCTG ATCATAGACCAGCAGAAGCCCTAAATGGCCTACCATCACAAAGGCGAGCTCATCACCACTCCTCCACAGGACGTGTGCAGGGTCGACGTGCTGATGCAGTACAAGTCAGGGGAGAAACTCTTCCTCGTCCACTACTTCGACAACAAGCACAGCTG GCAATGGCTTCCTAA